Proteins from one Streptomyces caniferus genomic window:
- a CDS encoding RNA polymerase sigma factor — MNEALLRSLTPSVLGILVRRGADFAAAEDAVQDALVEALRVWPADPPRDPKGWLVTVAWRRFLDQARSDTARRRREELVDEEPAPGPTPAVDDTLQLYFLCAHPSLTPSSAVALTLRAVGGLTTRQIAQAYLVPEATMAQRISRAKRTVSGVGVSPARATSRAGARFDQPGDVATVLRVLYLVFNEGYSGDVDLATEAIRLTRQLAAVIDHPEVAGLLALMLLHHARRATRTAPDGSLVPLAEQDRGRWDTESIAEGVEILQAALARDRLGEFQAQAAIAALHADAPTAEETDWVQIVEWYDELARLTDSPVVRLNRAVAVGEADGPRAGLAALAALDGSSPSPSRKGSAVPRHAAVAAYLHERDGDLTTAARLYAEAAQQAPNLAERDYLTRQAARLNTDRSR; from the coding sequence ATGAACGAGGCCCTGCTCCGGAGCCTCACGCCGAGCGTGCTCGGAATCCTCGTCCGCCGCGGAGCCGACTTCGCGGCGGCCGAGGACGCCGTGCAGGACGCGCTGGTCGAGGCGCTCCGCGTCTGGCCCGCCGACCCCCCGCGGGACCCGAAGGGCTGGCTGGTCACCGTGGCCTGGCGCCGGTTCCTCGACCAGGCCCGGTCGGACACCGCACGCCGACGGCGCGAGGAGCTCGTCGACGAGGAACCGGCGCCCGGGCCCACGCCCGCCGTGGACGACACGCTCCAGCTCTACTTCCTGTGCGCCCACCCGTCGCTGACGCCCTCGTCCGCGGTCGCGCTCACGCTGCGCGCCGTCGGCGGGCTGACCACCCGCCAGATCGCCCAGGCCTACCTGGTGCCCGAGGCGACCATGGCCCAGCGCATCAGCCGCGCCAAGCGCACCGTCTCCGGCGTGGGGGTGTCCCCTGCTCGGGCGACGTCGAGAGCCGGGGCACGGTTCGACCAGCCCGGCGACGTCGCCACCGTGCTGCGCGTCCTCTACCTGGTCTTCAACGAGGGCTACTCCGGCGACGTCGACCTCGCCACCGAGGCCATCCGGCTCACCCGTCAGCTCGCGGCCGTGATCGACCACCCCGAAGTGGCGGGACTGCTCGCCCTCATGCTGCTCCACCACGCCCGGCGCGCCACCCGGACCGCCCCCGACGGCAGCCTGGTGCCGCTCGCCGAGCAGGACCGCGGCCGGTGGGACACCGAGTCGATCGCCGAGGGCGTCGAGATCCTGCAGGCGGCCCTCGCCCGCGACCGGCTGGGCGAGTTCCAGGCCCAGGCCGCCATCGCGGCGCTCCACGCGGATGCGCCCACCGCCGAGGAGACCGACTGGGTGCAGATCGTCGAGTGGTACGACGAGCTCGCGCGCCTGACCGACAGCCCGGTCGTCCGGCTCAACCGCGCGGTGGCCGTCGGCGAGGCCGACGGACCGCGCGCCGGGCTGGCGGCGCTCGCGGCACTGGACGGCTCTTCCCCGAGCCCTTCGCGCAAGGGATCCGCCGTTCCCCGTCACGCCGCGGTGGCGGCGTACCTCCACGAGCGCGACGGCGACCTCACGACGGCGGCACGGCTCTACGCCGAGGCCGCCCAACAGGCACCCAACCTCGCCGAACGCGACTACTTGACGCGCCAGGCCGCCCGGCTCAACACCGACCGGAGCCGCTGA
- a CDS encoding PP2C family protein-serine/threonine phosphatase, producing the protein MRVLPVWSRVRRWVPAAVIFLAALVDVLTPRSVSSAPLLAVAPVTAVSLLSPVGIVGIGLTAMVVQTGLAFVDGTYGWQGDAAVQLTLAAVTVLAVGLNRSLRTQHVSANRARYAAEVAQRAVLPRPPSRLGDLRIAARYVPAEDMALIGGDLYVMQETPFGVRAMVGDVRGKGLSAVTAVSVDIGVFRYAADHEPDLPALVECMEEALLRESQRREGLDATEGFTTALIAEFADDLSEVRIVNRGHPAPLLLYADGRASVLDPPEEAPPLGIATLGAWTSPVATHSFPPGSMLLCYTDGVTEARDPAGVFYDPADRVPHMMQSYLRQTGHFPEPSTVLDLLAHDVSRHSGGAPQDDQALLALHRPLRAQDLLARPL; encoded by the coding sequence ATGAGGGTGTTGCCGGTGTGGTCACGGGTGCGCCGCTGGGTTCCCGCTGCGGTGATTTTTCTCGCGGCGCTGGTGGACGTGCTGACGCCGCGCTCGGTGTCGTCCGCTCCCCTGCTGGCTGTGGCTCCGGTGACGGCAGTTTCGCTGCTCAGCCCGGTGGGCATCGTCGGGATCGGTCTGACAGCGATGGTGGTGCAGACGGGTCTGGCATTCGTCGACGGAACCTACGGCTGGCAGGGCGACGCGGCCGTCCAGCTCACCCTGGCGGCCGTCACCGTTCTGGCGGTCGGCCTGAACCGGTCCCTGCGCACGCAGCACGTGAGCGCGAACCGGGCACGCTACGCCGCGGAGGTGGCCCAGCGCGCCGTGCTGCCCAGACCCCCGAGCCGGCTGGGAGACCTGCGGATCGCTGCCCGTTATGTGCCGGCCGAAGACATGGCGCTGATCGGCGGCGACCTCTACGTGATGCAGGAGACCCCGTTCGGGGTGCGTGCCATGGTCGGCGACGTGCGGGGGAAGGGCCTGTCCGCCGTCACGGCGGTCAGCGTCGACATCGGGGTCTTCCGCTACGCGGCCGACCACGAACCTGACCTGCCCGCCCTTGTGGAGTGCATGGAGGAGGCCCTGTTGCGCGAAAGCCAGCGCCGGGAGGGCCTGGACGCGACCGAGGGGTTCACCACCGCCCTGATCGCCGAGTTCGCCGACGACCTGAGCGAGGTCCGCATCGTCAACCGCGGCCATCCCGCCCCTCTGCTGCTCTACGCGGACGGCCGAGCGTCCGTACTGGATCCGCCGGAGGAAGCACCGCCCCTGGGCATCGCCACTCTGGGGGCCTGGACCTCCCCGGTCGCGACACACTCTTTCCCGCCCGGGTCGATGCTGTTGTGCTACACCGATGGCGTCACCGAGGCCCGTGACCCTGCCGGCGTCTTCTACGACCCTGCCGACCGCGTCCCTCACATGATGCAGTCCTATCTGCGCCAGACCGGCCATTTCCCGGAGCCCTCGACGGTCCTCGACCTCCTGGCCCACGACGTCAGCCGGCACAGCGGCGGCGCCCCCCAGGACGATCAGGCCCTCCTCGCCCTGCACCGGCCCCTGCGGGCGCAGGACCTCCTGGCCCGGCCTCTATGA
- a CDS encoding DUF5819 family protein translates to MVTIVVAAIGVLLHLTLVFLFVAPSNAISREYGGLVNGYVYPEFDQNWQLFAPNPLQQNIAVYARAEVKFGDGSKRLTNWVAMTAQDIEKIRDNPAPSHAHQNMLRQAWDFYNRSHDEKGKPLGLRGELSEAYVRRIAAHRIGPRVDGGQVVKVQIYASNTPIVPPKWSTEQVDTRTTYQVLPWWPVSKKEFQ, encoded by the coding sequence ATGGTGACCATCGTGGTGGCGGCGATCGGTGTGCTGCTCCACCTGACCCTGGTCTTCCTGTTCGTCGCCCCGTCGAACGCCATCAGCAGGGAGTACGGCGGGCTGGTCAACGGCTATGTCTACCCGGAGTTCGACCAGAACTGGCAGCTCTTCGCCCCGAACCCGCTCCAGCAGAACATCGCTGTGTACGCGCGCGCCGAGGTCAAATTCGGCGACGGGTCCAAACGCTTGACGAACTGGGTGGCCATGACCGCCCAGGACATCGAAAAGATCCGGGACAACCCCGCGCCCAGCCACGCGCACCAGAACATGCTTCGCCAGGCCTGGGACTTCTACAACAGGTCGCACGACGAAAAGGGAAAACCGCTCGGTCTGCGGGGCGAGCTCTCCGAGGCCTATGTGCGCCGGATCGCGGCACACCGGATCGGGCCGCGGGTCGACGGCGGCCAGGTGGTCAAGGTGCAGATCTACGCGTCGAACACCCCGATCGTTCCGCCGAAGTGGAGTACTGAGCAGGTCGACACCAGGACGACCTACCAGGTGCTTCCGTGGTGGCCGGTCTCCAAAAAGGAGTTCCAGTGA
- a CDS encoding DUF2470 domain-containing protein translates to MRPFHTRAATTPTAAERVRSILAAAHSMSVVSDGRHAEVRRLDGAGAMGHFHLHAPFEDAGAQTATRVPVRLELTDIAPTPVRDRLRARVTLTGLLAAPYDTEATESTCMEFGQAVLEDDQGRTYVTLHALEATELDPIATSEAGMLTHLVDEHSEIVPLLLRLVRPHPDSGMRRALPVAMDRYGLTLRLEYPRSHHDVRLPFKTPVTDIDQAGPQIHALLTTARRLSHIGTGQLLT, encoded by the coding sequence ATGCGTCCTTTCCACACCCGCGCCGCCACCACGCCGACTGCCGCCGAACGCGTCCGGTCGATCCTCGCCGCCGCCCACTCGATGTCGGTGGTGAGCGACGGCCGGCACGCCGAAGTGCGCCGTCTCGACGGCGCGGGGGCGATGGGCCACTTCCATCTGCATGCGCCGTTCGAGGACGCCGGAGCCCAGACGGCGACGCGCGTCCCGGTCCGGCTGGAGCTCACCGATATCGCCCCCACGCCCGTACGCGACCGCTTGCGTGCCCGCGTCACCCTGACCGGGCTGCTGGCCGCCCCGTACGACACGGAGGCCACCGAGAGCACGTGCATGGAGTTCGGGCAGGCGGTCCTCGAAGACGACCAGGGACGCACCTACGTCACCCTCCATGCCCTGGAGGCCACCGAACTCGACCCGATCGCGACGAGTGAAGCGGGCATGCTGACCCACCTCGTCGACGAGCACAGCGAAATCGTCCCCCTGCTGCTGCGCCTCGTCCGCCCCCACCCGGACAGCGGCATGCGGCGCGCCCTTCCGGTGGCCATGGACCGCTACGGCCTGACGCTGCGGCTCGAATACCCCCGCAGCCACCACGACGTCCGGCTGCCGTTCAAGACGCCGGTGACCGACATCGACCAGGCCGGTCCCCAGATCCATGCCCTCCTGACCACGGCACGCCGCCTCTCCCACATCGGCACGGGCCAGCTGCTGACCTGA
- a CDS encoding class I SAM-dependent methyltransferase, which translates to MADECFGQPRLAAIYDPLDPDRSDLDVYVRMAEEFAARRVLDIGCGTGVLALLLADRGVEVVGVDPDEASLGVAQGKPGAERVRWICGDATALPPLQVDLATMTANVAQAIVGPKSWRETLRRAYEALRPGGRLVFETRDPAGRAWEEWNRRDSYQVTEIPDVGAVESWVEVTDVRGPLVTFRWTYTFAADGQVLTSDSTLRFREREEVEADLSAQGYVIDDVRDAPDRPGREFVFLARRPEARSV; encoded by the coding sequence ATGGCTGATGAGTGCTTCGGGCAACCACGGCTCGCCGCGATCTATGACCCGCTCGACCCTGACCGCAGCGATCTCGACGTGTACGTCCGCATGGCGGAGGAGTTCGCCGCACGGCGGGTGCTGGACATCGGCTGCGGGACGGGAGTCCTCGCCCTGCTCCTGGCCGATCGAGGGGTCGAGGTGGTCGGGGTCGACCCCGACGAGGCGTCCCTCGGCGTGGCCCAGGGCAAGCCGGGCGCTGAACGGGTGCGTTGGATCTGCGGTGACGCGACCGCGCTCCCGCCGCTGCAGGTCGACCTGGCGACCATGACGGCGAACGTGGCCCAGGCCATCGTCGGTCCGAAGAGCTGGCGGGAGACGCTGCGCAGGGCATACGAAGCCTTGCGGCCGGGCGGGCGGCTGGTGTTCGAGACCCGCGATCCGGCCGGACGGGCCTGGGAGGAATGGAACCGCCGGGACTCGTACCAGGTGACGGAGATCCCGGACGTCGGCGCGGTCGAGAGCTGGGTCGAGGTGACCGACGTGCGGGGGCCGCTGGTGACGTTCCGCTGGACCTACACCTTCGCTGCGGACGGGCAGGTGCTGACCTCGGATTCGACGTTGCGCTTCCGTGAGCGGGAAGAGGTCGAGGCGGACCTGAGCGCGCAGGGGTATGTGATCGACGACGTGCGCGACGCTCCTGACCGTCCGGGCCGGGAGTTCGTATTTCTCGCCCGGCGCCCGGAGGCCCGTTCGGTGTGA
- a CDS encoding kinase — protein MLRGNSASGKSSVAAGVRERYGRGLAVVGQDNLRRVVLREHDIPGGANIGLIELTVRHALEHGFHVVLEGILSVAHYGDMLAALLADHPGRTHCFYLDVPFEETLTRHATKPIADKVGETQLRSWYRPLDLLPGGAETVIPAGSSLVETIDRVMSESGLAGPAERAETGGQDERPGLAEQGEARFSR, from the coding sequence ATGCTGCGCGGCAACAGCGCCTCCGGCAAGAGTTCCGTCGCCGCCGGAGTGCGCGAGCGCTACGGGCGGGGCCTCGCCGTGGTCGGGCAGGACAATCTCCGCCGCGTGGTGCTGCGTGAACACGACATCCCCGGCGGCGCGAACATCGGCCTGATCGAGCTGACCGTGCGCCATGCCCTGGAGCACGGCTTCCACGTCGTACTGGAAGGCATCCTGTCCGTCGCACATTACGGGGACATGCTCGCCGCGCTGCTCGCCGATCATCCGGGGCGTACCCACTGCTTCTATTTGGACGTCCCGTTCGAGGAGACTTTGACGCGACACGCCACCAAGCCGATCGCCGACAAGGTCGGTGAAACGCAGTTGCGCTCGTGGTACCGGCCGCTCGACCTGCTGCCCGGCGGCGCCGAGACGGTGATCCCGGCGGGCAGCTCTCTGGTGGAGACGATCGACCGGGTGATGAGCGAGTCCGGATTGGCCGGTCCGGCCGAGCGGGCCGAGACCGGCGGGCAGGACGAGCGTCCCGGGCTCGCCGAGCAGGGCGAGGCGCGGTTCAGCCGCTGA
- the sigJ gene encoding RNA polymerase sigma factor SigJ — protein MLGSAADAEDVLQESYLRWSAVDPATVEHPRAYLVRVVTRQALNHLRAVKARREEYIGTWLPEPIRTAPEVSEDAILAESVSMAMMLVLETLNPTERAVFVLHDVFGYTHGEIAASVGKTEVTVRQIAHRARRHVQARRRRFEPDSGATREVVQRFLHAAASGEVQTLMDVLAPDVVQISDGGGKVVAARRPVTGRAHVARFVLGVLRTTTAATRIEYATYNGMPAARFVTDGELDWLVAFEIHDGRITGLYGVRNPDKLHHAEKVFPLDRGGHEPWKP, from the coding sequence ATGCTGGGCAGCGCCGCCGACGCCGAGGACGTCCTGCAGGAGAGCTACCTGCGGTGGAGCGCGGTCGATCCGGCCACGGTCGAGCATCCGCGCGCCTACCTGGTCCGCGTGGTGACCCGGCAGGCCCTCAACCACCTGCGCGCGGTGAAGGCGCGGCGCGAGGAGTACATCGGGACGTGGCTCCCCGAGCCGATCCGCACCGCGCCCGAAGTGAGCGAGGACGCGATCCTGGCCGAGTCGGTGTCGATGGCCATGATGCTCGTCCTGGAAACGCTGAACCCGACCGAACGCGCGGTCTTCGTGCTGCACGACGTCTTCGGCTACACCCATGGCGAGATCGCCGCCTCGGTCGGGAAGACCGAGGTCACCGTCCGGCAGATCGCCCACCGCGCCCGCCGGCACGTCCAGGCGCGTCGTCGCCGCTTCGAGCCCGACTCCGGCGCCACCCGGGAGGTCGTCCAGCGGTTCCTGCACGCGGCGGCGAGCGGCGAGGTCCAGACGTTGATGGATGTGCTGGCGCCCGATGTCGTGCAGATCTCCGACGGCGGCGGGAAAGTCGTCGCCGCCCGCCGCCCCGTCACCGGCCGAGCCCACGTCGCCCGGTTCGTCCTCGGCGTGCTCCGCACCACCACCGCGGCGACGCGCATCGAGTACGCCACCTACAACGGCATGCCCGCGGCACGCTTCGTCACCGATGGCGAACTCGACTGGCTGGTCGCCTTCGAGATCCACGACGGACGGATCACCGGCCTCTACGGCGTGCGCAACCCGGACAAGCTGCACCACGCCGAGAAGGTGTTCCCACTCGACAGAGGAGGTCACGAGCCGTGGAAACCATGA
- a CDS encoding HTTM domain-containing protein: MSVEKDMARAHSPFKGMGTKLDTAIARGLNKVTGAALAPYQAAIVRIGFALTFGLYLLREWPHRLELYGTTSPWGFDLAHRLVASNKAFTVLLWSNDRLWFELVYHGTIVACLLLLVGWHTRTMSLLFMVGVLSLLNRNVLLGDGGDTLIHLMASYLVLTRCGQVWSLDARRRSRAATLGGDGSNAVSVTLWVVCGLGLALAEVTGFADIPLSWVLILWGLWVVQALWFWSVRSRFSEVRAVFDVVANLVHNSAMLVIAAQVCLLYATAGWYKIQGPRWQDGTALHYPLHLNYFSPWVPLSSALDSRSMIVTLITYGTVFAQVAFPFALLNRRVKNVLLAILITEHATIAVICGLPFFSMAMVFADMVFMPTNALRWVGGKAAAARDRITGRRRRNKAPPRPDVRARV, encoded by the coding sequence GTGAGCGTCGAGAAGGACATGGCCCGGGCGCATTCCCCCTTCAAGGGCATGGGCACCAAGCTCGATACGGCGATCGCCAGGGGACTGAACAAGGTCACGGGTGCGGCACTCGCGCCCTACCAGGCCGCGATCGTCCGGATCGGCTTCGCGCTGACCTTCGGGCTCTATCTCCTCCGCGAGTGGCCGCACCGGCTGGAGCTGTACGGCACCACCAGCCCGTGGGGATTCGACCTGGCCCACCGCCTCGTCGCGTCGAACAAGGCGTTCACCGTGCTGTTGTGGTCGAACGACAGGCTGTGGTTCGAGCTGGTCTACCACGGGACGATCGTCGCGTGCCTGCTGCTGCTCGTGGGGTGGCACACCCGCACCATGTCATTGCTGTTCATGGTCGGGGTGTTGTCGCTCCTGAACCGCAACGTCCTCCTGGGCGACGGCGGTGACACCCTCATCCACCTGATGGCGAGCTACTTGGTGCTCACGCGGTGCGGGCAGGTCTGGTCGTTGGACGCACGACGGCGGTCGCGCGCCGCGACGTTGGGCGGGGACGGCAGCAATGCGGTGAGTGTGACCCTGTGGGTGGTCTGCGGCTTGGGCCTCGCGCTCGCAGAAGTGACGGGCTTCGCCGACATCCCGTTGAGCTGGGTCCTGATCCTCTGGGGACTGTGGGTGGTCCAGGCCCTGTGGTTCTGGTCGGTTCGCAGTCGTTTCTCCGAGGTGCGGGCGGTGTTCGACGTCGTCGCCAACCTCGTCCACAACTCGGCGATGCTGGTGATCGCGGCCCAGGTCTGCCTGCTCTACGCCACGGCCGGCTGGTACAAGATCCAGGGCCCGCGCTGGCAGGACGGAACCGCGCTGCACTACCCGCTCCATCTGAACTACTTCAGCCCGTGGGTCCCGCTGTCCTCGGCGCTCGACAGCCGCTCCATGATCGTCACGCTGATCACCTACGGCACGGTGTTCGCCCAAGTCGCGTTCCCGTTCGCCCTCCTCAACCGCCGGGTGAAGAACGTACTGCTCGCGATCTTGATCACCGAACACGCGACGATCGCAGTGATCTGCGGCTTGCCGTTCTTCTCGATGGCGATGGTCTTCGCGGACATGGTCTTCATGCCGACCAACGCCCTGCGGTGGGTCGGTGGCAAGGCTGCCGCCGCGCGGGACCGCATCACCGGGCGACGCCGTCGCAACAAAGCCCCACCGCGGCCTGACGTGCGGGCCCGGGTGTGA
- a CDS encoding ATP-binding protein, whose amino-acid sequence MTVATWRLRDYHDDDLDRAIQIWDQDRQKGESPPVFPLSEVVTVARSGGPAVVAVVGKELVGMAVAQVQGERAWITLVALAGTWRNRGIGSALIAELERRLRVRGVTRIGALLAPGATGTTALENSGYRAQDGLCFYEKVDHLGAGDAGLLAELGGRVLPQGLWGALSGMEREKEAIERRIVLPLAEPVLAEKHGVTPPKAVILFGPPGTGKTSFAKAVASRLEWPFVELFPSRLAATGDGGLAASLRDTFADLAELDSVLLFIDEVEEIAGIRSGQAVDPGHGVTNELLKLIPGFRDHDDRLLICATNSVRSLDPAFLRPGRFDYVLPVGPPDQAARAAIWQRYLGPVADSVELHRLVAASEMFTPADIEFAARKGAHAAFEREVADRHGRPADTEDFLAAVADTRPALTDEALTAFREDIERHARR is encoded by the coding sequence GTGACGGTGGCTACGTGGCGCTTGCGGGACTACCACGACGATGATCTGGACCGGGCGATCCAGATCTGGGATCAGGACCGGCAGAAGGGCGAGTCGCCTCCGGTTTTCCCGCTCTCCGAGGTCGTGACCGTGGCCCGTTCCGGCGGACCTGCCGTGGTCGCCGTGGTGGGCAAGGAACTCGTGGGCATGGCGGTGGCCCAGGTCCAGGGGGAGCGGGCCTGGATCACGTTGGTGGCACTGGCCGGGACCTGGCGAAATCGTGGGATCGGCAGCGCGCTGATCGCCGAGCTGGAGCGGCGTCTGCGGGTGCGGGGCGTCACCCGGATCGGTGCCCTGCTCGCCCCCGGGGCCACGGGAACCACCGCCCTGGAGAACTCCGGCTACCGGGCACAGGACGGCCTCTGCTTCTACGAGAAGGTCGACCACCTCGGCGCCGGTGATGCGGGGCTGCTCGCGGAACTCGGCGGGCGGGTACTGCCCCAAGGGCTGTGGGGTGCCCTGTCGGGCATGGAGCGCGAGAAGGAGGCCATCGAGCGGCGGATCGTACTGCCGCTGGCCGAACCCGTGCTGGCCGAGAAACACGGGGTCACGCCGCCCAAGGCCGTCATCCTCTTCGGCCCGCCGGGTACCGGCAAGACGAGCTTCGCCAAAGCCGTCGCCTCCCGTCTGGAGTGGCCGTTCGTCGAGCTCTTCCCCTCCCGGCTCGCGGCGACCGGTGACGGGGGACTGGCCGCCTCGCTGCGGGACACCTTCGCAGATCTGGCCGAGCTGGACAGCGTCCTGCTGTTCATCGACGAGGTCGAGGAGATCGCCGGCATCCGGTCCGGTCAGGCCGTCGACCCCGGCCACGGAGTCACCAATGAACTGCTCAAGCTGATACCCGGCTTCCGCGACCACGACGACCGCCTGCTGATCTGCGCCACCAACTCCGTGCGCTCCCTCGACCCGGCATTCCTGCGTCCCGGCCGGTTCGACTACGTCCTCCCGGTCGGCCCGCCCGATCAGGCCGCACGGGCGGCGATCTGGCAGCGCTACCTCGGCCCCGTAGCCGACAGCGTCGAGTTGCACCGGCTGGTGGCGGCCAGCGAGATGTTCACCCCTGCCGACATCGAGTTCGCCGCACGCAAGGGCGCCCACGCGGCATTCGAACGTGAGGTCGCCGACCGTCACGGCCGGCCCGCCGACACCGAGGACTTCCTGGCCGCCGTCGCCGACACCCGCCCCGCCCTCACCGACGAGGCGCTCACCGCCTTCAGGGAGGACATCGAGCGCCACGCGCGCAGGTGA
- a CDS encoding DUF2127 domain-containing protein — MAEERDLLPPPGAGGPRRRLRYELIGCGLHGHQLVGTDAARVRADDALLVREPADGLRWHRCLRCDAWLPLRPPRHPGREFPPSRGEIALPPRGKPLRDRYVLRLIALDRLLHFLVLGVLAVGVLVFADERARLRAPFYRGMDDLQTGIGGPGGSAGHGLLGELSRAFAVQSATLWRLGLILAGYALLEGVEAVGLWFTKRWAEYLTFIATTLLLVPELYELTGRVTPLKIVTLLINIVVVVYLLVAKRLFGLRGGGRAEAAERARDAGWEALERVLPGPAAAGTAHGPP; from the coding sequence ATGGCCGAGGAACGGGACCTGCTGCCCCCTCCCGGTGCGGGCGGGCCGCGGCGCCGTCTGCGGTACGAGCTCATCGGCTGCGGTCTGCACGGGCACCAGTTGGTCGGCACGGACGCCGCCCGGGTGCGTGCCGATGACGCCCTGCTCGTACGCGAGCCGGCGGACGGACTGCGCTGGCACCGCTGTTTACGCTGTGACGCCTGGCTGCCGCTGAGGCCGCCGCGGCACCCCGGCCGGGAATTCCCGCCGAGCCGCGGCGAGATCGCCCTTCCGCCGCGCGGCAAGCCCCTGCGGGACCGGTACGTGCTGCGGCTGATCGCACTGGACCGGCTGCTGCACTTCCTGGTGCTGGGCGTGCTCGCCGTCGGGGTACTCGTCTTCGCCGACGAACGCGCCAGGCTGAGGGCGCCGTTCTACCGGGGCATGGACGATCTGCAGACCGGCATCGGCGGTCCCGGCGGATCCGCCGGGCACGGCCTGCTGGGGGAGCTGAGCAGGGCCTTCGCCGTGCAGTCCGCCACGCTCTGGCGGCTCGGCCTGATCCTGGCCGGCTACGCCCTGCTCGAAGGCGTGGAAGCGGTCGGACTCTGGTTCACGAAGCGCTGGGCGGAGTACCTCACCTTCATCGCCACCACGCTGCTGCTCGTTCCCGAGCTGTACGAGCTGACGGGACGCGTCACGCCCCTCAAGATCGTCACCTTGTTGATCAATATCGTGGTCGTGGTCTATCTCCTCGTCGCCAAGCGGCTGTTCGGCCTGCGCGGCGGCGGCCGCGCCGAAGCCGCCGAACGTGCCCGGGACGCCGGCTGGGAGGCCCTGGAACGCGTACTGCCCGGACCGGCCGCCGCGGGAACCGCCCACGGGCCTCCCTGA
- a CDS encoding SRPBCC family protein — protein METMTVERVIDAPVEEVFAWLTTTTNYTHSPLILRCRLTRHGASAPYGVGAVRHHLWLIGWFRERITHYDPPYATEYVVERSLPPSRHALGRMTFTEVDGGTEVRWTTRAEIPLPLLGAFLTRRLARPVITRTFRNILDVANAVLTQRPPLQPQPLPQPGTRTTHAPTHAPTDGIEPR, from the coding sequence GTGGAAACCATGACCGTCGAACGTGTCATCGACGCCCCGGTCGAGGAGGTGTTCGCCTGGCTCACCACGACCACCAACTACACGCACTCGCCCCTGATCCTGCGCTGCCGCCTGACCCGGCACGGCGCGTCCGCGCCCTACGGAGTCGGCGCGGTGCGCCACCACCTCTGGCTGATCGGCTGGTTCCGGGAGCGCATCACCCACTACGACCCGCCGTACGCCACGGAGTACGTCGTCGAGCGCAGTCTGCCGCCGTCCCGGCACGCCCTCGGCCGCATGACGTTCACCGAGGTCGACGGCGGCACCGAGGTGCGCTGGACCACCCGCGCCGAGATCCCCCTGCCGTTGCTCGGTGCCTTCCTCACCCGGCGCCTCGCGAGGCCGGTCATCACCCGCACGTTCCGCAACATCCTGGACGTGGCGAACGCCGTGCTGACCCAGCGCCCGCCACTGCAACCGCAACCGCTACCGCAACCGGGCACGAGGACCACGCACGCCCCGACGCACGCCCCGACGGACGGCATCGAGCCCCGGTGA
- a CDS encoding YciI family protein, with amino-acid sequence MAKYLLLKHYRGAPAAVNDVPMAQWAPEEISAHVQYMQDFAARLEKTGEFVDGQALAPEGTWVRYDGEGRPPVTDGPFAETKDLIAGWMVIDVDSYERAVELAGELSAAPGAGGKPIHEWLEVRPFLTAPPTITE; translated from the coding sequence ATGGCCAAGTACTTGCTGCTCAAGCACTACCGCGGCGCTCCGGCTGCGGTCAACGACGTGCCGATGGCCCAGTGGGCGCCGGAGGAGATCTCGGCGCACGTGCAGTACATGCAGGACTTCGCGGCCCGGCTCGAGAAGACCGGCGAGTTCGTCGACGGTCAGGCGCTCGCCCCCGAGGGGACGTGGGTCCGGTACGACGGTGAGGGGCGCCCGCCGGTCACCGACGGCCCGTTCGCCGAGACCAAGGACCTCATCGCCGGCTGGATGGTCATCGACGTCGACAGCTACGAGCGCGCCGTCGAGCTGGCCGGCGAGCTGTCGGCCGCCCCCGGGGCGGGCGGGAAGCCGATCCACGAGTGGCTCGAGGTGCGCCCGTTCCTGACCGCTCCGCCCACCATCACGGAGTGA